A genomic stretch from Candidatus Alcyoniella australis includes:
- a CDS encoding 2-hydroxyacyl-CoA dehydratase family protein produces MQQLMEQAGMLRNDYLAAWQEDGGKVVGYACVATPTEIIEAAGLLPYRIRALGNNRTELADAHLSRFNCSFCRSCLQLGLEGSLDFLDGLIETNGCDHIRGMFENWQYAKPSEFFHYVKVPHLVNQDSLEYFSEELRLFGKALGDHFGADITDEKLWQAIENEDRLRGLQREIYTMREGSQPLFSGSESLSLCLVASSTPTEKTIELLRSAIDERKENGIKEYRARLMFGGSATDEIELLQMIEKLGGLIVSDLLCYGSRSFWDRNLDRGSDPYDTLAKLYLQNLSCPRMFDEFSYRRKLLLDAVSRSAADGVILVHNKFCDVHGIDNVQLRLALEKEGVPVLTLEKEYGAAADLGRMRTRVQAFLERIGAR; encoded by the coding sequence ATGCAACAGTTGATGGAACAGGCGGGCATGCTGCGCAACGATTACCTCGCGGCCTGGCAGGAGGACGGCGGTAAGGTCGTGGGCTACGCTTGCGTGGCCACGCCGACCGAGATAATCGAGGCCGCCGGATTGCTGCCCTATCGCATTCGCGCCTTGGGCAACAACCGCACCGAGTTGGCCGATGCGCACCTCTCGCGTTTCAATTGCAGCTTCTGCCGCTCGTGCCTGCAACTCGGGCTCGAGGGCAGTCTCGACTTTCTCGACGGGCTGATCGAGACCAACGGATGCGACCACATCCGCGGGATGTTCGAGAACTGGCAATACGCCAAGCCCAGCGAGTTTTTCCACTACGTTAAAGTCCCGCATCTGGTTAACCAGGACAGCCTGGAATACTTCAGCGAAGAGCTGCGGCTATTTGGCAAGGCGTTGGGGGATCACTTCGGGGCCGATATTACCGACGAGAAACTATGGCAGGCGATCGAGAACGAGGATCGTCTGCGCGGGTTGCAGCGAGAGATCTATACCATGCGTGAGGGATCGCAGCCGTTGTTCAGCGGCAGCGAATCTTTGTCGCTTTGCCTGGTGGCGAGCTCCACGCCAACGGAGAAGACCATCGAATTGCTGCGTTCGGCGATCGACGAGCGCAAGGAAAACGGGATCAAGGAGTATCGAGCGCGGCTGATGTTCGGAGGCTCGGCAACCGACGAGATCGAGCTGTTGCAGATGATCGAAAAACTCGGCGGCCTGATCGTCAGCGATTTGCTGTGCTACGGCTCACGCAGCTTCTGGGATCGCAACCTCGATCGCGGGTCAGACCCCTACGACACCTTGGCAAAATTATATCTGCAAAACCTCTCGTGCCCGCGGATGTTCGACGAGTTTTCCTATCGCCGAAAACTGCTGCTCGACGCGGTGAGTCGATCGGCAGCGGACGGGGTGATCCTGGTCCACAATAAATTCTGCGACGTGCACGGCATCGACAATGTCCAGCTAAGACTGGCGTTGGAGAAAGAGGGGGTTCCGGTTTTGACCCTCGAAAAGGAGTACGGCGCAGCGGCTGATCTGGGTCGAATGCGCACACGCGTGCAGGCTTTCCTCGAGCGGATCGGAGCACGCTGA
- a CDS encoding 2-hydroxyacyl-CoA dehydratase family protein translates to MYSEQVGLFDRVASILDLCKRMPDTMSDEEVEGLLKFLPTDSQNSIRAMLVPRFRDVSVKFLKLVAKWVHTARKAPLEGKKVIIVPFNFPPELIHAFDNACPITSEILSTLGVVALEGQGERYWDMAMGLGLPDHSCSSSTIELGSMLGSSDFRPQAIVSAAPGGCDVNAKIHEFVSNYLDIPQFFLAKIPDDSQRGHAQYSVEARKLIKSLEQFVGEELTEDKLRKVMERANRCTELHYELWDLQRARPCPVPNLFSLYLYGVRFSMWGTQDGIEMLEAMVDLAKQRLKQGAYPAPQEKARTLWCYTSYYFDFANLFNWMEESGYTHLGDGLDLYFPQPVDTSSMDSMIEGFAEAARNMPMTRQVGGQSMSGQWTEDCITAAQQLDADCVIYCGHHSCKQTWSVLSILRSEIERRTGLPMLVLQGDSWIRRMTPISVIQHEIDEFVQNVVARKEQGKRRSRKHKSIN, encoded by the coding sequence ATGTACTCCGAGCAGGTGGGATTGTTCGATCGGGTGGCCTCGATCCTCGATCTGTGCAAGCGCATGCCCGACACGATGAGCGACGAGGAAGTGGAGGGGCTGCTCAAGTTTCTGCCCACGGATTCGCAGAATTCGATCCGCGCGATGCTCGTGCCACGCTTTCGCGACGTCAGCGTCAAGTTTCTCAAGCTGGTGGCCAAATGGGTGCACACCGCGCGCAAGGCTCCGTTGGAGGGCAAGAAGGTAATTATCGTGCCGTTCAATTTCCCGCCGGAGCTGATTCACGCCTTTGACAATGCCTGCCCGATCACCAGTGAGATCCTCTCGACGCTGGGCGTGGTGGCCCTGGAGGGGCAGGGCGAGCGCTATTGGGACATGGCGATGGGGCTTGGATTGCCCGACCACTCTTGCTCGTCGAGCACCATCGAGCTGGGATCGATGCTCGGCTCGAGCGACTTTCGGCCGCAGGCCATCGTCTCGGCCGCACCCGGCGGGTGCGACGTCAACGCCAAGATCCACGAGTTCGTCTCGAACTATCTGGACATCCCGCAGTTTTTCCTGGCCAAGATCCCGGACGACTCCCAGCGTGGCCACGCTCAATACAGCGTGGAGGCGCGAAAGCTGATCAAGAGTCTGGAGCAGTTTGTGGGCGAGGAGCTGACCGAGGACAAGCTGCGCAAAGTGATGGAGCGCGCCAACCGCTGCACTGAGCTGCACTACGAGCTGTGGGATCTGCAACGCGCGCGGCCATGCCCGGTCCCCAACCTGTTCTCGCTCTACCTCTACGGCGTGCGCTTCTCGATGTGGGGCACCCAGGACGGGATCGAGATGCTTGAGGCGATGGTCGATCTCGCTAAACAGCGGCTCAAGCAAGGGGCCTACCCGGCGCCGCAAGAAAAAGCCCGCACCCTGTGGTGCTACACCAGCTACTATTTCGACTTTGCCAACCTGTTCAACTGGATGGAGGAGAGCGGTTACACGCACCTCGGCGACGGACTGGACCTGTATTTTCCGCAGCCGGTGGACACATCGAGCATGGACAGCATGATCGAAGGCTTTGCCGAGGCTGCGCGCAACATGCCGATGACGCGCCAGGTGGGCGGCCAGTCGATGTCCGGCCAATGGACCGAAGACTGCATTACCGCGGCGCAACAGCTCGATGCAGACTGTGTGATCTACTGCGGACATCACTCATGCAAGCAGACCTGGTCGGTGCTCTCGATATTGCGTAGCGAGATCGAGCGGCGCACGGGACTGCCGATGTTGGTACTGCAGGGCGACTCGTGGATCAGGCGCATGACTCCGATCAGCGTGATCCAACACGAGATCGACGAGTTCGTACAAAACGTCGTGGCGCGCAAGGAACAGGGCAAGCGTCGGTCGCGAAAACACAAATCGATAAACTGA
- a CDS encoding acyl-CoA dehydratase activase, translating into MLFAGIDVGSLTAEAVVVNSTGIVAGQSMSVLPNPVDSAREVLGRLLRQQGIALKQIEYTISTGYGREQVQLEGMAQSNVSEISCHGMGAYAQLPRVRTVIDIGGQDAKVIKLDEAGELADFVMNDKCAAGTGHFLEIMSRALGVTLEQLGPLSLGSRTPIEMSNRCSIYVETEVIHYLQRGASKVDLAAGINRSMAERVVALVRRVKPKREVMLTGGVAKNVAVRAELERMLQVKMVRPQIDPQLIGAYGAAVLASRIGDAQ; encoded by the coding sequence ATGCTGTTCGCCGGAATCGACGTCGGATCGCTCACCGCAGAAGCGGTGGTGGTCAACTCAACAGGAATCGTGGCCGGACAGAGCATGTCGGTGCTGCCCAATCCGGTGGACTCGGCGCGCGAAGTGCTGGGCAGACTGCTGCGGCAGCAGGGCATTGCACTAAAGCAGATCGAATACACGATCAGCACGGGCTACGGCCGTGAGCAGGTGCAGCTCGAGGGCATGGCCCAGAGCAACGTCAGCGAGATCTCGTGTCACGGCATGGGAGCCTACGCGCAGTTGCCGCGGGTGCGCACGGTGATCGATATCGGCGGCCAGGATGCCAAGGTAATCAAACTCGACGAGGCGGGCGAGTTGGCCGACTTTGTGATGAACGACAAGTGCGCCGCGGGCACCGGGCATTTCCTCGAGATCATGAGCCGGGCATTGGGCGTCACGCTGGAGCAGCTCGGGCCGCTGTCGTTGGGTTCCAGGACGCCGATCGAGATGAGCAATCGTTGCAGCATTTACGTTGAGACCGAGGTGATCCATTACTTGCAACGCGGTGCGTCAAAGGTCGATTTGGCCGCTGGGATCAACCGTTCAATGGCCGAACGCGTCGTTGCTCTGGTGCGGCGCGTGAAGCCCAAGCGCGAGGTGATGCTCACCGGCGGTGTGGCCAAGAACGTTGCTGTGCGTGCGGAACTAGAGCGCATGTTGCAGGTCAAGATGGTTCGTCCGCAAATCGACCCGCAGCTGATCGGCGCCTACGGTGCGGCTGTGCTTGCATCGCGCATCGGAGATGCACAGTGA
- a CDS encoding acyl-CoA dehydratase activase: protein MITVGVDVGSLLTKMVVLDGDDLVASSINDTTGNIVDELPVWIEDLLSKAKLERSQIKRLAATGNGADLVKGADFSEDEVACVAAAAYFSIAQIEMAIHIGGQSITALSMDENGEVKSFMRNDKCASGSGRFIENMASKLNVSLTDIEDLVAQSEKQVLISNQCGVFAESEVISHVNDGERVPDIFAGICAAVANIVVSQGRRFAAAEHFTLTGGVARITPIVKMICDKLGGEYHELPYDPRLAAAIGAAVLAGS, encoded by the coding sequence GTGATCACAGTGGGTGTGGATGTGGGCAGTCTGCTGACCAAGATGGTCGTGCTCGATGGCGACGATTTGGTCGCGAGTTCGATTAACGACACCACGGGAAACATCGTCGACGAGCTTCCGGTCTGGATCGAAGATCTTTTGTCTAAAGCAAAGCTCGAGCGTTCGCAAATTAAACGGCTGGCCGCAACCGGCAACGGCGCCGATCTGGTCAAGGGCGCGGATTTTAGCGAGGACGAGGTCGCCTGTGTGGCTGCCGCAGCCTACTTTTCCATTGCACAAATTGAAATGGCGATTCACATCGGCGGCCAGAGCATTACAGCGCTGAGCATGGACGAAAACGGCGAGGTTAAAAGCTTCATGCGCAACGATAAATGCGCCTCGGGCTCCGGACGATTTATAGAAAACATGGCGTCCAAACTCAATGTCTCGCTGACCGATATTGAAGATTTGGTGGCGCAGTCGGAAAAACAGGTTTTGATCAGCAATCAATGCGGGGTGTTCGCGGAGAGCGAGGTGATCAGCCACGTCAACGACGGAGAACGGGTGCCCGATATTTTCGCCGGGATCTGCGCTGCGGTTGCCAACATTGTGGTTTCACAAGGACGCCGGTTCGCCGCTGCCGAACATTTCACACTTACCGGCGGCGTGGCCCGCATAACGCCGATTGTGAAGATGATCTGCGATAAGCTCGGCGGCGAATATCACGAACTGCCCTACGATCCGCGCCTGGCCGCGGCGATCGGGGCGGCCGTGCTTGCAGGATCGTGA
- a CDS encoding AAA family ATPase has translation MSKMIIAVCGKGGVGKTTVSAMISRSLFLSGKPRTLLVDADPSSGLAIALGMEPERTVEYLRNNTIGEVRQGRTDKRDLAQSLDYLLLDALVERGNLALLSIGRPEQRGCYCSVNSLLREAIELLAGQFDLVLIDAEAGVEQVNREVLRGVDKLLLVGDTSQKSLRVTMTIDEVARKYAADIESLLLINRVRETDEYSQSVASTNLKFALGIPEDGTVREYDAEARSFLQMPDCPATAAVDELLALMRLT, from the coding sequence ATGAGCAAGATGATTATTGCGGTCTGCGGCAAGGGCGGAGTGGGTAAAACCACAGTCTCCGCGATGATCTCCCGCAGCCTGTTTCTTTCCGGCAAACCGCGTACGTTGCTGGTCGACGCTGATCCGTCCAGCGGCCTTGCCATTGCCTTGGGAATGGAGCCGGAGCGCACGGTGGAGTATCTGCGTAACAACACCATCGGCGAGGTCAGGCAGGGCCGGACCGACAAGCGCGATCTTGCGCAATCGCTGGACTACTTGCTGCTCGATGCATTGGTCGAACGCGGCAACCTGGCGCTGCTCTCTATCGGACGACCGGAACAGCGCGGTTGCTACTGTTCGGTAAACTCACTTTTACGTGAGGCGATCGAACTGCTGGCCGGGCAGTTCGATCTGGTGCTGATCGACGCTGAGGCCGGAGTGGAGCAGGTCAACCGCGAGGTGCTGCGCGGAGTCGATAAATTGCTGCTGGTGGGCGACACGTCGCAGAAATCGTTGCGCGTAACCATGACCATCGATGAGGTGGCCCGCAAGTACGCAGCTGACATTGAATCGTTGCTGCTAATCAACCGTGTGCGCGAGACAGATGAATATTCGCAATCAGTCGCATCGACCAATCTCAAGTTTGCGCTGGGGATTCCCGAGGACGGAACCGTGCGCGAGTACGACGCCGAGGCGCGCTCGTTTTTGCAGATGCCCGATTGCCCGGCCACAGCAGCGGTGGATGAGCTGCTGGCCTTAATGCGCTTGACCTGA
- a CDS encoding DUF1571 domain-containing protein: MTKSKMVATSATLLVLFIALVFIVQEALPQDQSLVNKLSQTYGNGQAYFRGIKTYRAQILLTEYNDGKCKGTERVLCIYNQQPLRLYFKWMHGGPYEGLQASYDINRDGPEHFLALETGIRGLIGVQSWHLDSRIIYGLYPHNFRINEYCLGFLLNHVISIHNNAIAKNTIQVQDKGYSTSLIPGLKLRVYDIKLSDDPSGGVLYSRSVVGIDERTDMPRFVESYDFNGKLQLSYKIIAFEPNATLDPSIFELKKE; this comes from the coding sequence ATGACCAAATCCAAGATGGTTGCAACCAGTGCGACCCTGCTGGTCCTATTCATCGCGCTCGTTTTCATTGTCCAGGAGGCGTTGCCGCAGGACCAAAGCCTGGTCAACAAGCTCAGCCAAACCTATGGGAACGGCCAGGCCTATTTTCGCGGTATTAAAACCTACCGCGCCCAGATCCTGCTCACCGAGTACAACGATGGAAAATGCAAAGGCACCGAGCGCGTGCTGTGCATCTACAATCAACAGCCGCTACGCCTGTACTTCAAATGGATGCACGGCGGGCCCTACGAGGGACTTCAGGCGAGCTACGATATCAACCGCGACGGACCGGAGCATTTCCTCGCACTGGAAACCGGCATACGCGGACTGATCGGAGTTCAAAGCTGGCACCTGGACAGCCGCATCATCTATGGGCTGTACCCGCACAACTTCCGCATCAACGAATATTGCCTGGGGTTTTTACTGAACCACGTGATCTCGATCCACAACAATGCGATCGCTAAAAACACGATCCAAGTCCAGGACAAGGGCTACTCCACCAGCCTGATTCCCGGTCTCAAACTCAGGGTCTACGACATCAAGCTCTCGGACGATCCGTCGGGCGGAGTGCTTTACTCGCGATCGGTGGTCGGCATTGACGAACGGACCGACATGCCGCGTTTCGTCGAATCGTACGACTTCAACGGCAAGCTGCAACTGAGCTACAAGATCATCGCCTTCGAGCCCAACGCCACGCTCGACCCTTCGATCTTTGAGCTTAAAAAAGAATAG
- a CDS encoding sialidase family protein: MRLLPLLLLLITLLALPCCVDQADDPVDDDQHDPPEGEDDAGQSDDEPFEIVFVDNGVPLAVRINGEPWLKGSGYLEGSGRYNFLHGDHGLNQGDFTISVTLSGTNLQRSSASIVINGNSRFILSDLLDRAVLQGPMFNADRVELPPLNLDWNQAITVELVRSDIELLIRVQQQTVYLMNFPGELGTIGLCPSKATLRVHDFRAYGYLYPLSAEPYQTDIFIAGDDGYGTFRIPAITRTLDGTLLAFCEGRVDNLGDSGNIDLVLKRSVDQGISWSALIVVCDFGADTCGNPAPIVDRDTGRIWLPFTTNDGQINEGQINRGIGSREVWITHSDDDGLSWAAPSLISAQVKLPDWRWYATGPCHGVQLENGTLVVPCDHTTGTGADRTFSHVILSDDHGASWRIGGTVPGGRTNESTVVQLDDGSLLLNMRSRRGLNRRAAAISTDNGLSWGEPYDNYWLVEPICQGSILDLDRPATGRLLLFSNPASTEREAMTVRLSLDQGAAWPIAKWLHLGPSAYSDLVGLNNGDFGLLYERGEDLPYDKISFAGLSLDWLTDSRFDF, translated from the coding sequence TTGCGATTGCTTCCTCTGCTTCTGCTGCTGATCACACTGCTCGCATTGCCGTGCTGCGTTGATCAAGCCGATGATCCTGTTGATGACGATCAGCACGATCCGCCAGAGGGTGAAGACGACGCTGGGCAAAGCGACGACGAGCCATTTGAAATCGTCTTTGTTGATAACGGCGTACCACTTGCCGTCCGAATCAATGGAGAGCCCTGGCTAAAGGGTTCGGGTTATCTAGAGGGCAGCGGACGCTACAATTTTCTTCACGGCGATCATGGATTGAATCAGGGTGATTTTACGATCAGCGTCACCCTCAGCGGAACGAATCTCCAACGCTCCTCTGCGTCGATTGTAATCAACGGCAACAGTCGCTTTATTCTCTCGGACTTGCTGGACAGGGCCGTGCTGCAAGGTCCGATGTTTAATGCCGACCGGGTTGAGCTTCCGCCCCTTAATCTTGATTGGAACCAGGCGATAACCGTAGAGCTGGTTCGTTCAGATATTGAACTACTCATCCGCGTTCAACAGCAGACGGTTTATTTAATGAACTTTCCCGGCGAACTGGGCACGATCGGTCTCTGTCCTTCAAAAGCCACACTAAGAGTTCACGATTTCCGAGCTTACGGATACCTCTACCCGCTTAGTGCTGAGCCTTACCAGACCGACATCTTTATCGCCGGGGACGACGGATACGGTACGTTCCGCATTCCCGCCATCACGCGCACGCTTGATGGAACGCTGCTGGCATTTTGCGAAGGACGTGTGGACAATCTCGGGGACAGCGGAAATATCGATCTGGTGCTCAAACGCAGCGTAGATCAGGGTATTTCCTGGAGTGCGTTGATCGTGGTCTGCGATTTCGGCGCCGACACCTGCGGCAATCCCGCACCGATCGTCGATCGCGACACCGGCCGGATCTGGTTGCCGTTCACCACCAACGACGGCCAGATCAACGAGGGGCAAATCAACCGCGGCATCGGCAGCCGCGAGGTCTGGATCACACACAGTGACGACGACGGTCTAAGTTGGGCCGCTCCATCGTTGATCAGCGCTCAGGTCAAGCTGCCCGACTGGCGCTGGTACGCCACGGGACCATGCCATGGCGTTCAGCTTGAGAACGGTACATTGGTCGTGCCTTGCGATCATACGACCGGGACCGGAGCGGACCGGACCTTCTCTCACGTAATCCTCAGCGATGATCATGGAGCCTCATGGCGCATCGGCGGCACTGTACCCGGCGGGCGCACCAACGAGTCGACCGTGGTGCAGCTCGATGACGGATCACTACTGCTGAACATGCGCAGTCGGCGCGGCCTCAATCGCCGAGCCGCAGCGATCAGCACGGATAACGGATTGAGCTGGGGCGAGCCGTATGATAATTACTGGTTGGTCGAGCCGATTTGCCAGGGATCGATCCTCGACCTTGATCGTCCCGCAACGGGCCGGCTGCTGTTGTTTTCCAATCCAGCATCAACGGAACGCGAGGCAATGACCGTTCGATTGAGTCTTGACCAGGGAGCTGCCTGGCCGATCGCCAAATGGCTGCACCTGGGTCCGTCCGCTTACTCGGATCTTGTCGGCCTGAACAACGGTGATTTCGGACTGCTCTACGAACGCGGAGAAGATCTACCGTACGATAAAATCAGCTTCGCCGGCCTGAGTCTTGATTGGCTCACAGACTCGCGCTTCGACTTTTGA
- a CDS encoding winged helix-turn-helix transcriptional regulator: MEKDYRNTLAIMEQIELDGSQSQRNISHKVGMALGMTNAYLKRLVNKGHVMVLTMPRNRILYNLTPKGISEKARLTMLYMRDSVDFYSDLKFKISRALLEIERSGVQSVALVGEGEILEIALLCMLDTKLRLDGIYSQGTQIKRVARKQVKPLERLDEGRYQAVLLAQLNPDEKLIDRLQSLGADKSRIMLINGQWAYHDGA; encoded by the coding sequence GTGGAAAAGGATTATCGCAATACGCTGGCGATCATGGAGCAGATCGAGCTCGACGGCTCGCAGTCCCAGCGCAATATTTCACACAAGGTCGGCATGGCGCTGGGCATGACAAATGCCTATCTCAAGCGTCTGGTCAACAAGGGCCACGTGATGGTATTGACCATGCCGCGCAACCGGATTCTGTACAACCTCACGCCAAAGGGGATCTCTGAAAAAGCGCGGCTGACCATGCTCTATATGCGCGATTCAGTCGATTTCTACTCCGACCTGAAGTTCAAAATATCCCGCGCATTGCTCGAGATCGAACGCAGCGGCGTTCAGAGCGTAGCGCTGGTGGGAGAGGGCGAGATACTCGAAATAGCCCTGCTGTGCATGCTCGACACCAAACTAAGGCTTGATGGGATCTACTCGCAAGGCACCCAGATTAAGCGGGTAGCGCGCAAGCAGGTCAAACCCCTGGAGCGGCTTGACGAGGGGCGCTACCAAGCTGTGCTGCTCGCGCAGCTTAATCCCGACGAAAAGTTGATCGACAGGCTGCAATCATTGGGCGCCGATAAGTCGCGGATCATGCTGATCAATGGACAATGGGCTTATCATGACGGCGCATGA
- a CDS encoding SGNH/GDSL hydrolase family protein has protein sequence MISKRAKDYLFSLLSIVAVLALVGLISEIVLRAQDPQGFKISLFGSKGNYVDDEVLGWRPVQEQYFWHESTRPLVLQKSENAIRVFAMGDSFTKAHGGIGRENSFYHLIEQRLEQRCQPGELEVFHFGVSGYCQRQQQALIERFGSEYSPDLVIIQAYLGNDVGENGELIIRRVDSEGKWHNSYQGQSEQPNQERVEPATKRLADFLYVHSYATRFYGRRLKIIWWKINGIPIEVKHPGRGHQPKPTALDSINVSPHILQLMNRDVPQPIELAWERTDSLIGQIQRTAQAMDCGLFFILVPQELQVNHDAWREAVESFHLDQALFDRELPNARFIRILEQHQIDYLDLTPIFRRLIENGSDLYDGHFNAEGHRATAEATLEALSASGMLP, from the coding sequence ATGATCAGCAAGCGAGCCAAGGATTATCTTTTCTCATTGCTGAGCATCGTCGCTGTATTGGCGCTGGTCGGTTTAATATCCGAGATCGTCTTGCGCGCCCAAGACCCGCAGGGATTCAAGATCTCCCTTTTCGGATCAAAGGGGAACTACGTCGATGACGAAGTGCTGGGTTGGCGGCCGGTGCAGGAACAGTATTTTTGGCACGAAAGCACCAGACCGCTGGTTTTGCAAAAGTCGGAGAACGCAATTCGCGTCTTTGCAATGGGCGATTCGTTTACAAAGGCTCACGGCGGCATCGGTCGTGAAAACAGCTTCTATCATCTAATCGAACAACGCCTGGAACAGCGCTGTCAACCTGGCGAGCTAGAGGTTTTTCACTTTGGAGTAAGCGGATATTGCCAACGGCAGCAACAGGCGCTGATCGAGCGTTTCGGTAGTGAGTATTCGCCTGATCTGGTGATTATCCAGGCCTACCTTGGCAATGATGTGGGCGAGAACGGAGAGCTGATCATTCGCCGGGTTGACTCAGAGGGCAAGTGGCACAACAGCTATCAAGGACAGTCGGAACAGCCGAACCAGGAACGGGTCGAACCTGCGACAAAGCGTCTGGCCGACTTCCTGTACGTGCATTCCTACGCTACGCGATTCTACGGCAGGCGGCTGAAGATTATCTGGTGGAAGATTAACGGCATACCGATCGAGGTCAAACATCCCGGCCGCGGACATCAACCCAAACCCACGGCCTTGGACTCGATCAACGTTTCGCCCCACATTTTGCAACTGATGAACCGCGATGTCCCGCAGCCGATCGAGCTGGCCTGGGAGCGAACCGACTCGCTCATCGGACAGATCCAACGGACTGCGCAAGCAATGGACTGCGGCTTGTTTTTTATCCTCGTACCCCAAGAACTACAGGTGAACCACGACGCATGGCGCGAGGCGGTCGAATCGTTTCACCTCGACCAGGCGCTCTTTGATCGCGAATTACCCAACGCGCGCTTCATCCGGATCCTTGAGCAACACCAGATCGATTACCTCGACCTGACACCGATATTCCGTCGGCTGATCGAAAACGGTTCTGATTTGTACGATGGCCACTTCAACGCAGAAGGCCATCGCGCGACCGCCGAGGCCACGCTGGAGGCCCTGTCCGCAAGCGGGATGTTGCCATGA
- a CDS encoding glycosyltransferase, whose product MSRLPQRPMYLTAGNFPSIAANTIQVAKMSAAYSKLLPNLSCVALCGMPARIFQEPPDLQQMYGLSGPLDVRYLPLLPFQRTYTFNREYRPPKWFYNLAARYARSAGADLVFTRKPETAIVAVRLGLPTILETHIHWEQIAHLHKYRELFCQPQLLAIVVVVDVLKQGFIEAGIAEDRLIVEPDAADLELYRKPLSKSEARSELGLDADDFLCVYTGHLYRDRGIELIIEVAKRLAHVRFLIVGGWDEDVRHYRNLSQRQGVTNVRFSGFVDNGRIPIYQFAADALLMQYSAGTHHAERCSPIKLFEYLAAGRPIIATDLPVLTKVLHDRQNALLVESDSVDSLVDAIELLRNDSGLAQRLADCGCRSSTQYGWQQRAARILDRALPRWEALCRA is encoded by the coding sequence ATGAGCCGTTTGCCGCAACGTCCGATGTATCTCACCGCGGGCAACTTCCCGTCGATCGCCGCCAACACGATCCAGGTCGCCAAGATGTCAGCCGCGTACTCAAAGCTGCTGCCAAACCTCAGCTGCGTAGCTCTGTGCGGGATGCCGGCGAGAATATTTCAAGAGCCGCCTGACCTGCAGCAGATGTACGGCCTTTCCGGTCCGCTTGACGTGCGCTATCTGCCGTTGTTGCCCTTCCAGCGAACCTATACATTTAACCGTGAATATCGGCCGCCGAAATGGTTTTACAATCTGGCGGCGCGTTATGCCCGATCCGCCGGCGCGGACCTGGTGTTTACACGCAAGCCCGAGACCGCAATCGTCGCCGTTCGTCTCGGCCTGCCCACGATTTTGGAGACCCACATCCATTGGGAGCAGATCGCCCACCTGCACAAATACCGTGAGCTGTTTTGTCAGCCGCAGCTGTTGGCGATTGTTGTAGTGGTCGATGTGCTCAAACAGGGATTCATCGAGGCGGGCATTGCCGAAGACCGTCTGATCGTCGAGCCCGACGCTGCGGACCTCGAGCTGTATCGAAAGCCGCTCTCGAAGTCCGAGGCACGATCCGAGCTCGGCCTGGATGCCGATGACTTCCTCTGCGTCTACACCGGTCACCTCTACAGGGACCGCGGTATCGAACTGATCATCGAGGTGGCAAAACGTCTTGCGCATGTCCGGTTCCTGATCGTCGGGGGCTGGGACGAAGACGTGCGTCACTATCGAAATTTATCACAGCGGCAAGGCGTGACGAATGTTCGTTTTAGTGGTTTCGTCGACAACGGCCGAATACCGATCTACCAGTTCGCCGCAGATGCCCTGCTGATGCAATACAGCGCGGGCACGCATCATGCCGAGCGTTGTTCGCCGATCAAACTGTTCGAGTACCTCGCCGCGGGCAGGCCGATAATCGCCACCGACCTACCGGTATTGACCAAGGTACTGCATGATCGGCAAAACGCGCTGCTTGTGGAATCGGACTCCGTAGACTCCCTGGTCGACGCGATCGAACTGCTGCGCAACGACTCTGGGTTGGCTCAGCGCCTGGCCGATTGCGGCTGCCGATCGAGTACGCAATACGGCTGGCAGCAAAGGGCAGCGCGCATACTTGATCGGGCATTGCCGCGTTGGGAAGCCCTATGCCGGGCATAG